One window from the genome of Amaranthus tricolor cultivar Red isolate AtriRed21 chromosome 9, ASM2621246v1, whole genome shotgun sequence encodes:
- the LOC130823301 gene encoding protein FAR1-RELATED SEQUENCE 5-like: MTLVDFYMSYESAMDAQRYSQEKLNVSSLHTVPQLKSPLLIEKHANEVYTRTIFFLFQYEVYKSSFKTYIQSIEKSESVETIIVLDSVSDKIYKVTFIAGSSIQELQLDCGCKFFKRVGLLCCHAICVMSARQITQIPKKDILDRWTKPAMKKPIFDMHGNLIEDQKNLDNMGNLLGEVWSEIFHCVGLAEGSESDLQSLLKPSRVLVEKWRNVMM; encoded by the coding sequence ATGACGCTTGTTGACTTTTACATGAGCTATGAAAGTGCAATGGATGCCCAAAGATATAGCCAAGAAAAGCTGAATGTATCATCACTTCATACGGTACCCCAATTAAAAAGTCCATTGCTAATTGAAAAGCATGCTAATGAAGTCTATACAAGaacaatattttttctttttcaatatgaAGTTTATAAGTCTAGTTTTAAGACTTATATTCAAAGTATTGAAAAAAGTGAAAGTGTTGAAACTATAATTGTTTTGGACTCGGTATCAGACAAGATTTACAAAGTCACATTTATTGCAGGAAGTTCAATTCAAGAGCTTCAACTAGATTGTGGGTGTAAGTTTTTCAAACGTGTAGGCCTATTATGTTGTCATGCGATTTGTGTTATGAGTGCAAGACAAATAACAcaaatcccaaagaaagatATCTTAGATCGTTGGACAAAACCAGCAATGAAGAAGCCTATTTTTGATATGCATGGCAATTTGATTGAAGACCAGAAAAATTTGGACAACATGGGGAACTTGTTGGGGGAAGTTTGGTCGGAAATATTCCATTGTGTTGGTTTAGCTGAAGGGAGTGAAAGTGACTTACAATCACTTCTAAAACCCTCAAGGGTTTTAGTAGAAAAATGGAGGAACGTGATGATGTAA